A part of Anaerolineales bacterium genomic DNA contains:
- a CDS encoding thioredoxin domain-containing protein has product MTNHLANASSPYLLQHANNPVDWYPWDDEALQRARQEDKPIFLSIGYAACHWCHVMAHESFEDPAIAALMNASFVCIKVDREERPDLDSIFMNFLVSTTGQGGWPMSVFLTPEGRPFYAGTYFPPVRHSNLPAFSEVLEAVARLWRTDRAGILSSSENLTRSLVAQRNPSSAGKPIELQLLGEAVQGISDAYNWQNGGWGAAPKFPQPMTIEFLLRQASRGDQTSLELAIHALHAMARGGMYDMLGGGFARYSVDPTWLVPHFEKMLYDNAQLALTYLHAYQLTGEIAFREVCEATLDFILREMTHPLGGFYSSLDADSEGEEGKYYLWTPEEIRGSALSDDDAQLLIEAYGVTASGNFEGRNILRRVMTDEQLASQFHAEAGTIACKLRKLSKSLFNERQKRLRPATDDKVLVSWNALALAAFSEAGKALNRADYLQAAVSNADFILQHMLQDGRLRHSWRAGQAKVAAFLEDYAGLGLGLLSLYQADPDPRWYQAALDLLEQIITHFRDPAGGFYDTSDEGEALLYRPHDLQDNATPSGNALGVQLLLKLAAFEGRSDWQSIAQGMLEANLSLVMRYPTAFAGWLSALDFALGPIHQVAVLGEPDDPLTGALLSAVYQRYQPRLVLAASTWPPPAGTPALLAERPLLDEKPTAYACEGFVCQQPTNDPQVLLKQLG; this is encoded by the coding sequence ATGACAAATCACCTTGCAAACGCATCCTCACCCTACCTGCTGCAGCACGCTAACAACCCGGTGGATTGGTATCCATGGGATGACGAAGCCCTGCAAAGAGCCAGGCAAGAGGATAAACCCATTTTCCTCAGCATCGGGTATGCTGCCTGCCACTGGTGCCATGTGATGGCCCATGAATCCTTCGAAGATCCTGCAATCGCGGCTCTAATGAATGCCAGTTTTGTGTGCATCAAGGTGGACCGGGAGGAACGGCCTGATCTGGATAGCATCTTCATGAACTTCCTGGTCAGCACCACCGGGCAAGGCGGCTGGCCCATGAGCGTATTTCTCACCCCCGAAGGCAGACCCTTCTATGCTGGCACTTACTTTCCCCCGGTGCGCCACTCCAACCTGCCCGCCTTCAGCGAAGTGCTCGAGGCCGTAGCCAGGCTGTGGCGCACAGACCGGGCGGGTATCCTATCCAGCAGTGAAAACCTGACCCGCTCCCTGGTAGCCCAGCGTAATCCAAGCTCAGCGGGCAAGCCCATCGAGCTGCAGCTGCTTGGCGAGGCAGTGCAGGGGATATCCGATGCCTACAACTGGCAGAACGGTGGTTGGGGAGCGGCGCCCAAGTTCCCCCAGCCGATGACCATCGAGTTCCTGCTGCGCCAGGCCTCGCGTGGCGACCAGACCAGCCTGGAGTTAGCCATCCACGCCTTGCACGCCATGGCCAGGGGCGGCATGTATGACATGCTGGGTGGGGGCTTCGCCCGCTACTCGGTTGACCCAACCTGGCTGGTCCCGCACTTTGAGAAGATGCTGTATGACAATGCCCAGCTGGCGCTTACCTACTTGCATGCTTACCAGCTGACCGGGGAAATCGCCTTCCGGGAAGTATGCGAAGCCACCCTGGATTTCATCCTGCGCGAGATGACCCACCCGCTGGGAGGCTTCTATTCCAGCCTGGATGCCGATTCGGAGGGTGAAGAGGGCAAATATTACCTGTGGACGCCTGAAGAGATCCGGGGATCTGCCCTATCTGACGATGATGCTCAGCTATTGATCGAGGCCTACGGTGTCACTGCAAGCGGAAATTTCGAGGGAAGGAACATCCTGCGCCGGGTGATGACTGATGAACAGCTGGCGAGCCAGTTCCATGCTGAAGCTGGCACCATCGCATGCAAGCTGCGAAAATTGAGCAAGAGCTTGTTCAACGAGCGCCAGAAGCGGCTGCGCCCGGCTACGGATGATAAGGTGCTGGTCTCCTGGAACGCATTGGCCCTGGCAGCCTTCTCGGAAGCGGGAAAGGCCCTGAACCGAGCGGATTACCTGCAGGCAGCCGTCTCGAACGCAGACTTCATCCTCCAGCATATGCTCCAGGATGGCAGGTTGAGGCACTCCTGGCGGGCAGGCCAGGCGAAGGTGGCTGCATTCCTGGAGGATTACGCTGGCCTGGGGCTGGGCTTGCTGTCGTTATACCAAGCGGATCCCGATCCCCGCTGGTACCAAGCAGCCTTGGATTTGTTAGAGCAAATCATAACGCATTTTCGGGACCCAGCCGGCGGTTTTTATGACACCTCCGACGAGGGTGAAGCTTTACTCTACCGCCCGCACGACCTGCAGGATAATGCCACCCCGTCTGGCAATGCCCTGGGAGTCCAGCTGCTGCTCAAGCTGGCTGCATTTGAAGGTCGCTCAGACTGGCAATCTATTGCGCAAGGGATGTTGGAAGCCAACCTCAGCCTGGTGATGCGCTACCCCACGGCATTTGCCGGATGGTTATCTGCCCTCGATTTCGCCCTCGGACCGATTCACCAGGTGGCCGTCCTGGGTGAACCTGATGACCCCCTCACCGGGGCATTGTTGTCGGCTGTCTACCAAAGATATCAACCCCGCCTTGTATTGGCGGCTTCCACCTGGCCGCCTCCCGCTGGCACGCCTGCCTTATTAGCTGAGCGCCCACTGTTGGATGAAAAACCCACTGCATATGCCTGTGAGGGATTCGTCTGCCAGCAGCCGACGAATGACCCCCAGGTGCTGCTAAAACAGCTTGGGTAG
- a CDS encoding isoprenylcysteine carboxyl methyltransferase, with the protein MVIFLLGSVGLVIISKQALADPRHHGFPRFFAFEAILGLVVLNAGAWLKKPLSLAQLVSWVLLLASAILVISGVMTLRKFGKPDATVQDPNRMAFEKTTQVVSRGPYRFIRHPMYTSLLLLAWGVFLKQISVLTFCLVGIATAMLYLTAILEEKENQVIFGESYNAYMMKTKRFIPFLF; encoded by the coding sequence CTGGTCATTTTCCTGCTCGGATCCGTTGGCTTGGTCATTATCTCGAAGCAAGCCCTGGCTGACCCACGCCACCATGGTTTTCCCCGCTTCTTCGCCTTCGAAGCTATCCTTGGGCTGGTGGTGCTGAATGCTGGAGCATGGCTAAAAAAACCACTTTCCTTGGCGCAGCTGGTATCCTGGGTCTTGTTACTTGCTTCTGCTATCCTGGTGATCAGCGGTGTAATGACCCTGCGGAAATTCGGCAAGCCAGATGCGACGGTGCAGGATCCCAATCGCATGGCCTTCGAGAAGACCACTCAGGTAGTGAGCCGGGGACCTTACCGCTTCATTCGTCACCCCATGTATACCTCCTTGCTCCTGCTCGCCTGGGGAGTGTTCTTGAAACAAATCAGCGTGCTCACCTTCTGCCTGGTGGGTATTGCCACCGCCATGCTGTACCTGACCGCTATTCTTGAGGAGAAAGAAAACCAGGTGATTTTTGGTGAGAGTTACAACGCCTATATGATGAAGACCAAAAGATTCATTCCATTCCTTTTTTAA
- a CDS encoding hemerythrin: MPMKATDILMEEHQVILRVIAALDIWANRLNSGEPAQPTYFIEAAEFIKGFADGCHHRKEEGVLFPAMVTAGLPADSGPIAVMLAEHEEGRRFTRSMRQAAEKVANGEIDASNDIVTNALGYVKLLRQHIQKEDYILFPMAGKIIPAEKQAQVNSSSDQIDQEIGEGEHHKYLALAERLELDARQSYEG, translated from the coding sequence ATGCCCATGAAAGCCACCGACATACTAATGGAAGAGCACCAGGTGATCTTACGCGTCATCGCTGCTCTGGATATTTGGGCGAACCGGCTAAATTCTGGCGAGCCAGCGCAGCCTACCTACTTTATCGAGGCGGCAGAATTTATCAAAGGCTTTGCCGATGGTTGTCACCATCGAAAAGAAGAAGGCGTGCTGTTTCCCGCCATGGTCACGGCAGGTCTACCAGCAGACTCAGGCCCAATCGCGGTGATGCTCGCCGAACATGAGGAAGGCAGGCGCTTCACACGCAGCATGCGGCAGGCAGCAGAAAAGGTCGCGAATGGCGAGATCGACGCTTCTAACGATATCGTCACCAACGCACTCGGCTACGTCAAGCTGCTCAGACAGCACATCCAAAAGGAAGACTACATCCTGTTCCCTATGGCTGGCAAAATCATCCCGGCCGAAAAACAAGCACAGGTCAACAGCAGTTCTGATCAGATAGATCAAGAGATCGGTGAGGGCGAACATCACAAATACCTCGCCCTGGCTGAGCGGCTTGAGCTGGATGCGCGACAATCATACGAGGGTTAA
- a CDS encoding hemerythrin encodes MGGRQMRPTEILMEEHRVIERVLTALEKAASRLSRGEDVYLRFFSGTSTLINGFNDSYHHKKEEQVLLPVLIENGVPRESPVIATLLGEHEEGRRLAQRLHQVIDRYMSGDIHARDQVVLCALGYVSLLRRHMYKEDNALFPLVEKIIPPEQQKRMLEAFERFEHEANGAELHEKYYGMADRLVQECVR; translated from the coding sequence ATGGGAGGACGACAGATGAGACCAACCGAAATTCTGATGGAAGAGCACCGGGTAATAGAGCGGGTGTTGACTGCCCTGGAAAAAGCCGCCAGCCGCCTGAGCCGGGGCGAAGATGTTTACCTGCGCTTCTTCAGCGGCACCTCAACCTTGATCAACGGCTTCAACGACAGCTACCACCATAAAAAGGAAGAGCAGGTGCTGCTACCGGTTTTGATCGAAAATGGGGTTCCCAGAGAATCACCGGTAATCGCAACCCTGCTGGGAGAGCATGAAGAAGGACGCCGGCTGGCTCAGCGCTTGCACCAGGTGATCGACCGTTATATGTCGGGTGACATCCATGCCCGCGACCAGGTGGTATTGTGCGCCTTGGGGTATGTCAGCCTGCTGCGCCGGCATATGTACAAGGAAGACAACGCCCTGTTTCCCTTAGTGGAGAAGATTATCCCACCCGAGCAGCAGAAAAGGATGCTTGAAGCCTTCGAGCGTTTTGAGCACGAGGCGAATGGGGCAGAATTACACGAGAAATATTACGGGATGGCTGACCGGCTTGTCCAGGAATGCGTCAGGTAA
- a CDS encoding pyridoxamine 5'-phosphate oxidase: protein MDTKMTVEEREAFLAETRVGIISISEDGRGPLTVPVWYHYQPGGEVCVWTGAKTRKAQLLRKTKRISFCVQDPNPPMYKYVSIEGPFIIEPVDLERDIHPMALRYFGAEGGEAYFKDVSQGENWKTDLWLRIKPERWLTVDYSKLGPPPK, encoded by the coding sequence ATGGACACCAAAATGACCGTTGAAGAACGAGAAGCCTTCCTGGCAGAAACGCGGGTCGGTATCATCAGCATTTCCGAGGACGGGCGCGGCCCACTCACTGTCCCTGTGTGGTATCACTACCAGCCGGGTGGTGAGGTGTGCGTCTGGACGGGCGCCAAGACCCGTAAAGCTCAGCTGCTCCGAAAAACGAAGCGGATCAGTTTCTGCGTGCAAGACCCCAACCCTCCAATGTATAAGTATGTCTCCATCGAAGGGCCATTCATCATCGAACCAGTGGATCTGGAGCGGGACATTCACCCGATGGCACTCCGTTACTTCGGTGCTGAGGGGGGCGAAGCCTATTTTAAAGATGTCAGCCAGGGTGAGAATTGGAAGACTGATCTATGGCTGCGTATCAAACCCGAGCGTTGGCTGACGGTGGATTACTCGAAGCTTGGCCCACCACCCAAGTAA
- a CDS encoding DUF885 domain-containing protein has product MTAPASPLHQLFQDHWDAWMRFDPLMASYVGEQRYNDRLPTATDEAFHAWREQLNGFNTRLQAIDRQGLTREDQLNYDLFQPLVQNDSAEIGFNAHRLPISRTAGFHLIFPDVFQIMPFNTLDDYANYISRLEAFKSYTLENIELMRLGIRTGYLPPRCTLLDIDQQFTAQMVTEPTQSVFYQPFTHLPDHFSEAERKKLAEAAQKAILRSIVPAYQTLQEFVDKVYQPAAREGIASTDLPDGEAFYAHRIYYYTSLHQTAQQVHQTGLAEVKRIRGEMEAVIKKTGWSGSMAGFLEFLRTDPRFYVSTPEALLEKTALVLKRMDGELPRLFKTLPRLPYGIRPIPDYAAPGETAAYCMPGLGDGTRASMYYVNTYDLPSRPLYEIEALSLHEAVPGHHLQLALQAELADLPMFRRYSGYQSFVEGWALYSERLGLEAGFYTDPYSDFGRLSYEMWRACRLVVDTGMHALGWSRQEGIDHLVENTSSTLLNIVNEIDRYIAWPGQALAYKMGELKIRELRQQAETRLGERFNLREFHDVLLLQGAVPLSVLERMVEEYITANLP; this is encoded by the coding sequence ATGACCGCACCTGCCTCACCGCTGCACCAGCTGTTTCAGGACCATTGGGATGCCTGGATGCGTTTTGACCCGCTAATGGCCAGCTATGTTGGCGAGCAACGTTACAACGATCGCCTGCCCACCGCCACCGATGAAGCATTTCACGCCTGGCGTGAGCAGTTGAACGGGTTCAACACTCGCCTGCAAGCTATCGACCGGCAGGGCTTAACCCGGGAAGACCAGTTGAATTATGACCTGTTCCAGCCCCTGGTGCAGAACGACAGTGCAGAGATCGGTTTCAATGCCCACCGCCTGCCCATCTCGCGCACGGCGGGCTTTCACCTGATATTTCCGGACGTCTTCCAGATCATGCCGTTCAATACACTCGACGACTATGCGAATTATATTTCACGCCTGGAAGCATTCAAATCCTACACCCTCGAGAACATCGAGCTGATGCGCCTGGGTATCCGCACAGGTTACCTGCCTCCCAGGTGCACCTTGCTGGATATCGACCAGCAATTCACTGCCCAGATGGTCACCGAGCCGACCCAGAGCGTGTTTTACCAACCGTTCACCCATTTACCGGACCATTTCAGCGAGGCTGAACGCAAGAAACTGGCTGAGGCTGCCCAAAAAGCCATCCTGCGCTCGATCGTCCCTGCTTACCAGACCTTGCAGGAGTTCGTCGACAAGGTATACCAGCCAGCTGCCAGGGAGGGCATCGCTTCAACTGACTTGCCGGATGGCGAGGCATTCTATGCCCACCGCATTTATTACTATACCTCCTTGCACCAGACCGCCCAGCAGGTTCACCAGACCGGTTTGGCTGAGGTGAAACGTATCCGGGGCGAGATGGAAGCGGTGATCAAGAAAACGGGTTGGAGCGGCTCGATGGCGGGCTTCCTGGAATTTCTGCGCACCGACCCACGCTTCTATGTGAGCACCCCCGAAGCATTGTTGGAAAAAACCGCCCTGGTGCTCAAACGCATGGATGGCGAGCTGCCCCGCCTGTTTAAAACCTTACCCAGGTTACCCTACGGTATCCGCCCGATACCTGATTACGCTGCGCCTGGTGAGACCGCCGCGTACTGCATGCCGGGGTTGGGAGACGGCACACGGGCAAGCATGTATTACGTCAACACCTATGACTTGCCTTCGCGGCCGCTGTACGAGATCGAAGCCTTGTCACTGCATGAGGCTGTGCCGGGTCATCACCTGCAGCTGGCCCTACAGGCTGAGCTGGCCGACCTGCCGATGTTCCGGCGCTATAGCGGATACCAATCCTTTGTCGAGGGCTGGGCGTTGTATTCTGAGCGCTTAGGCCTGGAGGCTGGATTCTACACCGACCCGTATTCTGACTTCGGACGGCTGAGCTACGAGATGTGGCGCGCCTGCCGCCTGGTGGTGGATACTGGCATGCACGCCCTGGGTTGGTCCCGCCAGGAAGGCATCGACCACCTGGTGGAGAACACCTCCTCGACCCTGCTGAACATTGTTAATGAAATCGACCGCTATATCGCCTGGCCGGGTCAGGCCCTTGCCTACAAGATGGGTGAGCTGAAGATCCGTGAGCTGCGTCAGCAGGCTGAAACCAGGCTGGGTGAGCGCTTCAACCTGCGCGAGTTCCATGACGTGTTGCTGCTGCAGGGAGCGGTTCCGCTCTCCGTCTTGGAGCGGATGGTGGAAGAATACATCACGGCCAATTTACCCTGA
- a CDS encoding isoprenylcysteine carboxyl methyltransferase: MQKAPLSSAHQIQATQGQPSVTRGIIKRAVQILSMFVILGLELFLGAGQLNWWAAWIYLGISLLSVAVNAVFMLRTSPETVAERAQPKEVKGWDRWIGGAWLIGQYFLVPLVAALDYRFGWSRQYAMGWQVLAAIGYALGLALTGWAMISNAYFSTAVRIQSERGHAVCTSGPYRYIRHPGYVGFFTQVLSVPLLLGSLWAMLFAIPAGVLMVIRTSLEDRMLQDELPGYKEYAQKVRYRLIPGIW; this comes from the coding sequence GTGCAAAAGGCACCATTGAGCTCAGCTCACCAGATCCAGGCAACCCAGGGGCAGCCCAGCGTCACGCGAGGTATTATCAAGCGTGCCGTGCAGATTCTCAGTATGTTCGTCATCCTGGGGCTGGAGCTTTTCCTCGGCGCAGGCCAATTAAATTGGTGGGCTGCCTGGATCTACTTGGGGATCAGCCTGCTGAGTGTGGCCGTCAATGCTGTATTCATGTTGCGCACCAGCCCCGAAACGGTGGCTGAGCGTGCCCAGCCGAAGGAAGTGAAAGGCTGGGATCGTTGGATCGGTGGGGCATGGCTGATCGGGCAATATTTCCTCGTACCACTGGTGGCCGCACTTGACTACCGCTTTGGCTGGTCGCGGCAATACGCCATGGGATGGCAAGTGCTGGCAGCCATTGGGTACGCCCTGGGCCTGGCGCTCACCGGTTGGGCGATGATCAGCAATGCTTATTTCTCAACCGCTGTCCGTATCCAGTCGGAGCGGGGGCACGCGGTGTGCACCAGCGGGCCATATCGCTATATCCGCCACCCCGGTTATGTGGGTTTCTTCACCCAGGTGCTCAGCGTTCCCCTCCTGCTGGGTTCGTTGTGGGCAATGCTTTTCGCCATCCCAGCCGGGGTGCTTATGGTCATCCGCACCTCTCTGGAGGACCGCATGCTGCAGGACGAGCTGCCTGGGTATAAGGAGTATGCGCAAAAAGTCAGGTACCGTCTGATCCCTGGGATCTGGTAA
- a CDS encoding DUF4256 domain-containing protein — translation MNNINSIKKELSAEQHEELLGTLKARFEKNKSRHKALEWAKVQAKLEANPEKLWSLNEMERTGGEPDVVGHDQITGEYIFYDCSAETPKGRRKSCYDHEGQEEREKEGLHPEGNVIDMAAAMGIEPLTEDQYRELQKLGNFDTKTSSWLKTPAEIRKLGGAIFADRRYDHVFVYHNGAESYYGVRGFRGSLRV, via the coding sequence ATGAACAACATAAATAGCATAAAAAAAGAGTTGTCAGCAGAACAACATGAAGAACTCCTTGGAACATTGAAAGCCCGTTTTGAGAAAAACAAGAGCCGCCATAAAGCTCTTGAATGGGCTAAAGTACAGGCAAAGCTGGAAGCGAATCCTGAAAAACTGTGGTCACTCAATGAAATGGAAAGAACTGGCGGTGAACCAGACGTTGTTGGCCATGATCAAATAACTGGGGAATACATTTTTTATGATTGTTCGGCGGAAACCCCTAAAGGCCGCAGAAAGTCTTGTTATGACCACGAAGGGCAGGAGGAAAGAGAAAAGGAAGGGCTGCATCCGGAAGGTAACGTTATCGATATGGCAGCTGCCATGGGCATTGAGCCATTAACGGAAGACCAATATCGGGAGTTGCAGAAACTTGGAAATTTCGATACGAAGACGTCGAGCTGGTTGAAAACACCTGCTGAAATTAGAAAACTCGGCGGCGCCATCTTTGCCGATCGCCGCTACGACCATGTCTTCGTGTATCACAACGGCGCAGAATCTTACTATGGCGTCAGGGGGTTCCGTGGCTCGCTAAGGGTTTAA